tctccatctaattgtccttagtgtgtgaccctataggttcttgtaacgttggcaatgcccctaaactcatttaggagcataagtaattagcggtatctagcaacacatcattactacccaagttacaagaatgttgagatccaacatcaccttgtgactactaattgtgactcctcacaatatgtgacattgtgcttctatcttagacatctagattgatcaatgtgaggcatagaccgtgtcatcctctaatcaatctaaatcttgaactccaagtagactcactcgatcaaatgagctcaacatctcatgttgactcatttgggcatgaccatgcacttagtggtctcactctatcaagaatattgatgtcgctcccgtcatatgggagggatagatcccatctacatcactcacatccctctgcataatttgttacatacccggtaatcgcctttatagtccaccctgttacgggtgacgtttgacgaaaccaaagtacataactccttatgtagggatccatggtgacttcaggtcaaaggactaatagtcatactaatagccacatgagaaagtatatgacactcatataacgatccatgatactttctcatggcgggtcattcaatatatattctctaatgcatacccatgtgtcagcttgatatctctatatccatgacttgtgagatcaagtcattgagctgacctacatgctagtcttattgtattaacattgtccctgaatgttaatactcgactaggaatgatttagagtagtgttccctatatcatctcactatcgattcaaccaatcgattgatataggtaagaaccttctactcaaggacgttactatacttattttatctggcactaataaaaataagcataataaccaaaaaccaaatgccttaatatatatacaagaatatgatatacatgagtccatacaatcatcaaataattggctctagggctctaactaacaagcaggaccatttgaggttgtttcttttatactgactgcataaaagaacaaaacctctgttattatggatgtgcgtactcttaatcccgatataataacaagcacatatacttagtatttatttctttaatttatcaatggatgagatttattcgttaaattaataggcccaataaattaggaaataatattatttatatggtgtgttgttgattatagaaggaaactgtgtcctatttatctaggttgatgatgtccccttgaggagctcataaggattgtcatgtaaatcctgtaagtggacttactccgacatgacaataaagttgagtggtactactcttggagctagatattaattaagtgagttgtcagtaactcatttaattaatggatattcgatatcttaaacaaagggagattaatgtactcatgataagaaagagcccataatgtaatatgtgattggtgcagcagttcaataataattctttcgtagtatgagttattattgatgaacttgagttgggtgttcggggcaaacacaggaagctcaagctcatcaggaggccaaaaccaatttcttctctcggtccctgttgtagcctctataaagcctcgtgtTCACccgttttaatttttcttcttacccaaatgaggggtcggccacatccttgcttggtgcccaagcaaggggccggccaagccctcttggtgcccaagatgtgggccgaccaagccatgtttggtgcccaagcatggggccgaccatacaagaagagaaaaggaagttttgttgaaaataaaattttattaaaatctttcctttttgtagttatctacaaaggttaaaagagatattttaattttgttaaaatctttcctttttttgtgaccaaccattataggaataaaaggaagattttatttaaaacaaaattttgttataatctttccttttacagctatttacaatggtttaaaagagatattttaatttttgttaaaatctttcttttttgtaaccatctacaatagcaaataaaaggaaattttattgaaaactttccttattagccgctagcaaagattataaaagaggaggagggtggtgccaaaaaaaataacataacctaagtcctctctcttttattctcttggtGGCCAGCCCTTTTCTTCTCTCTTTCTCTGACCCCacttcctccctttcttccctctagggatGGTGCCCATCTCACCTTGGCGTTCAcgacttgaaggagaagaagaagaagagaagaagcacttggtggccggttgcttggtggagaagaagaagaagaagaaggaggcctcttcactttgcattctttggtggccgaaagtttggaAAGGATGGAGAAGGTCAGGTgtcttcgtcttggtagatcgtcgcccacacgacgtccaagaagaggagagaaatacagcagaagatcaagaggtctttaagatacaaagaatggTATAActataaaataccaaaaatatgcgaatattaataagggaattttatggaatttttggaaattttttgggaatttttcggagctcgtatggacgagttaacggggataaaaagggtccggaaaagcctgtttaggctacccatttaagcgagaaaatgttattttcttaattcctttttctatttttcttttctttaattttcttcctttctctctcGCTGAACCCGCGCGCCGAGCCATCCCCGACGACGCTCTTCCCTTTTCTCCTCTTTGCCCTAACCGTCGGCCACGGCAGTTCCTCTTtttcctatctcttcttcttttctccccCTCGCGTCCGATCACAACCGACAAAAGTTCTCTGCCCTAGCTTCTCCACCGCCGCAcacccctttctctccttctctgccAAGCCGGTCTGTGTCCTAGCCATCCCTGACGCCGCCATCcaagccctagcgccggccttcTGCCGCGACGCTGACcccctctgccgccggcgacgagagccaccTCTCTGACTTCCTCTGTGCCACTACCGAGACTCCTCTCGTCTGATTCTCTGAGCCGGTGACCGAGCCTCCCTTCCTCTCCTCGCGGACACCTGGAGCCGCCGGAAAACGAGCATCCGAACCCTAGGTTGGGTCCCTATGCGTCGGCCGAAGTTTCCCTTCCTCGTGCCTCTGATCTGAAGCGATTATTGCCTTGTTTCTGCTCTGTGCGCCGCCGCGgtttcctcagccctagcaccggTTCACTAGCCAATCAGTGGTGAGATTTTTCTTCCCTCGCGCTACTGCCTGCACACTTTTCTTCACTCTGTTCTTGATCCTCTTCCTTGTTGTGGATCAAGGTCACGAGATATGAGATGAAGCAGTGAGTGGTATTCCTTCTTTGGAGTTTATCTGTTCACTAATTTTAGATGATTGCGTGTCTGGTTGATCAGTGAATCCCCTCTTCTTGAATTCCGACAGTGAAGTTCCAGCAGGAGGTCTTGGCTGTGGAGGACCTTTAGTCCAGCAGCCTACCCTAGGTCCAGCAGCAACGATCCTTGCTATTGAGCCACAGCGATTGTGGTTAAGGTATAGTGTAGAAATTgatcttcgttgtagatgattgctagttaTGTTAGCAATAGTTGTTAATAACCTAGATGGTCggtggattagggttttgccctaatttagtgtaaaagatttttatttagctatctatatggttgtagctaaataaaatatatttttattcgtgacacaggactttgacgcgagacgagtatctcgattgtcggattggaccatttcaattggaggcgggtacttttgactttatgtctttgatatgcatagtagtgaatttaacaaatagcaacaattatgtttcttaattgtttcggttagtcactacccgatacctgttacatgtttggttgtttgtttgttttgcatctcatgttattacttacctgattacacatgcttaggggtagtgatataccatatttcaccatgttcaggacctagatctgATACcttacctgatctgtgtacccttgatatgatttatttgctatggtgcacatcatatatgtatatagattgattcagtatattaccatgcttagtgtcatgcaccattcgcatgattgcatgctgtgtgataggattgctccattattgtcgagcacattgccagtttcatcactgttcggtgctccgttgtgatgcttatggatagcgtgacgcagtgtggtagcacgtcagtttgctcttccggtgctccgttggtccgcttatgggtagtgtgacgcagcatgtagcacgttagggacctctccccgtcatcgtgtaccgggagatgagagcattgcgctcccccatttatgatttggggtaggagtatgtgtgtactccgacagcatcccgtccactcggtcactcatcaggagtagtgatgcagagtgcacggttgtcacagccctacccactcggtcccacttttgttgtgagttggctgactggcgtcaggggtgaccacgacattggcatcatatgcatgatgcatttattgcttgtgtttgtgtttgttgcatttatatgctgcatattgtttaggtgcctatgattgacatgcatacaggatttctatacctctcgaactgtttgtccttatacccaggtcctggttagtacggttttctcctgtttacttcagttgcattttatccttcttatatcaggaaactgtacgcatgattagtgctagatgttaattccttactatgtatatcagttgtacctgctgagcgttggactcaccccgcctccattgttgatatttttcaggttgatgctgtcaggagagaattccagttgctagtcccctgcagaccacgaaaaTGCTGGATGATATTTTAGTTTTATTGTTTTGACTATGTCCAACTTATTCtggttttgatactatggatttttgatactatggatctggtatgaatgtatgtgtcgatggttttggtgtttggatatgttttactacatgtctgcctggacagcagaagaggtaaattgatcttattgtcggatttgagctttacgagtgtagttgagtagggttgtttttgagtcctaTTTCTGTTTCATTTTTGTtatctattaaactgcgtggaatgtctgtatgttatattttatttctgttattattccagccgcatgtggctgaggtatatgagatgtagaaagtttcagattgtttgctgtataggggagatgctgccgaaatttcttcggacaaggactccttcGGGGTGTGACAATAACTAGCTAATTTATTTCGTAGCGAAACTAGTTTAGCTTTTCTTTATATGGATtctaaaataccaacacaagaggctagcgattttttatttcaattttgtgtttctattgtagtctttatagttaaacctaaggttactgtaagaagtttaaatattcaatttctttgaaaggctttacctaggaagtggtggatgatctcatgcccaagaaggccgagtgtatcaccatgtttaacctggaagtcaatctttgaaatagatatttaatcaacttctgtaatatggtttaacttctgaagaacaaatggattgaacttggagtaaaaatgttaagtttcgtttccaatccaagtttaacttctgaagaacaacttggattaaaaatgttaaatttcgtttgcaatccaagtttaagttctgtagagcacatgggctgctaggaaaagttatgtacttgtacaaatttttgtacaggggaaacataaCAGAATTCCAAGTAACACCCAACAGCTGCACTTTTCAACTGATCCAGAGGCATCTTCTTCAACAAGAGATCATGTAAGAAgaggttttcatttgtattcttaTATTTACTTCTTGGTTCGAGTTGTATCTTTGTTGTTGAGTTgcacgaggtttctccacctccggattgttttgagaaggagttgttttcatagtggagaatgTGCTTGAGTGTGGATTCTTAGATGAGCTActtcatcttgaggtggataataagtaaatcctagtgttagtattAGTGGAGTTTCGCTTCGTGTTTTCCGCTGAAAATCATCATCAATAACTCCACTTCGTGTTTTTCGCTGGAAATCATCATCAACGAAGCGAGACGAGCTATGCCCCCCCCTCTTTTCTAACTCCCAGAGTGTCCCAACGGAGGGGAACAATGAGAGTTGAGGGGAATAACAACTGTATTAAAAATTTTAGGTTTTTAATTGAAATCTTAATTAATTGCCTAAGGTAAATGAGATAGTTTAAATATGTTTCTTCAAATCCTAATCAAATTattcattaaaaaatataaattgattttaaattttaaaaattatacttaaattatatttatttattatatatattatcaatttattattgtcattaatattattattaatttgatttaatttatttaaaaagaattttaatcaaatattaaattgatttagTCTATTGATCAATTTGATCATCTTAttaaatactaaattaaatttaataggATCACACGATTCTATAATTCAATCAAATCAACCGATTCGATCTTGATTTGGAAATCGATCCTAAGAAGGCTCACAATCCTATAAATTATATGCTAAAAGGGCTCACCCTTATTTAAAAGGTTGAACTTCCACATGACTTTTGTTGAGGAAAATTTTTTTACCTTTCTATCTCATACCtcctcaaatttttatttttattttcttataatttatcattgtctttttttttcttgtttggaCTCTATAGAGTAGTGATATTCAAGCCAAGCAAATAAGTAATTGCCCAAACCTACgtgtttatatattttaataaaatagctAATTGGGTTTTATTGTGAGTTGGGACACctttataacaaaaatacaaaaataaataaataaataaataataagcacAAGAAGATGACTTCAAATGTGACATcagacttaattaatttaattaattatttagttgGTCGAGACTTTAAAACTATAATTAATTTGATAGAGGTCGCCTTGATTCCTCTATCCATCTCAtgcaaaattttaaaagtaaaaatgagAAGGGCActccttattttttattatacatcttcattaaaaaatattaaaaagatatTTTATCATATTTCTCATCATAAAATATTCCTAATTTAGCATCTATTAATTCGGACACTCCCTTTGACAGTATTTACTCATTCAGAAATTAATTTAAAAGCCATATTTGGGATGTTTTTCCATGTGTAGATTATATTTCAATATGAACTTGATGAGGTCTTATTTTTATTgagtaattaattaagttttgttAAAATAAAAACTCAGAGACTATTTTTAAACTAAAATAATCTAGAAATCCCTCAGACAAATTTTATTAGATTAATTCTTTCTGTCAATTCTTCACATAAATTAAAGGCAAAACAGTGTGGGATGGACATGGACCATGGCTGAGAAGATGATGGAAGCCTTTTTGTTTAATGCCCTTTGACCCACCTTTCTATCTTCATAAAGTAGTCATGAATGTTACTGTTGAAATATCATGGACGTTAGCTACTAGGCGAAGAGACAAGACATTTATACTTTTAGATTTATTAGATGGAATCTTTAGGATTAATCAAGTCGATAAAAatctgatttttaaaatattcattcTATTTAAGATTTCAATGGTGAATCCTTTTATTACCATTACTCATGGGAAAGAGTTAATAAGTGTAATTTACTTGGGAGGAAGAAGGAATCAAGGTCAAAATATTCAACAATGATGCAAAAGGGAAAACAAATCTTATCTTTTGGAGTGCCTTTTGGAAAAGTTACCTAATTTATTGAATAAAAGAATTCATTTTGACTCCTAGAGtttgctattatttttttttaaaaaaaatattttcaattgttATTTTACCGCTTCTAGTTTTGAGTTATTGTAGAAATACTCTCCACCCAGTGTTAGAATATGAAACAATTTGTTCTCgtgtaaacttaaaaaaaataagagtTGGCGACTCTAcagatatttaaaaaatattaaatttataagatGCAAATTAATAATAAACATGAACTATGAGGGTGAAATATCTTTAGGGCATTTTAAAAAAGTATGGGGagcaaaataaaaatttattagtCAATTTATGGGTAACTGATTGATTAGATTAAGGCAGAAAATACTAAATATAGTAATATCAACAAAAAGGGCCCTCGATTTCAATGTAATTAATGCCCCAACCACAACGGCAGCCCCACTTAAACATTTACACAAACACCTTCCTcgcatctctctctctctctctctcgctctctCTACAGGCTGCTTGATGGGCTCCTGTCTCTCGTCCACCCGGCCGTCGCCGGCCTCTGACGGAACCCTAAAGGGGAACCACAGCGGCGGCGCCGCCTCTTGGAGCGGAAGGAATAAAGCAAGGAAGGAGAAGCATAAGAGGGCTGGCGCTGCCCTCCGCGACGGGGAAGCGGGCGGTGCGGGACTGATTCAGGAGGACGAGCTCCAAAGCGTGCCCGGTCGGATGTTCTCGAATGGCTTCAGCGAGGCGGCTTGCCTGTACACGCAGCAGGGAAAGAAAGGCACCAATCAGGACGCTATGATCGTGTGGGAGGTACCTGTTCTGGAACTCGTGTCTCGTGCTTAGTTTGTTCGATTAAAGATGTTTCTCTAAATTATTTTCACTTTCTCTTAAAAAACACTTTTTGATGAGTTTGTGCTAGGACTTCTGCTTTTATgatttttttgaatatttttactCTGATAAATCCCGAAATTCCCGATAATTGTTTTTGATCTGATTCCGAATAAAACTTCAGTTGTGTGCGTTTGTGTTGCCTTAAAAAGTATTTTCCCCTCAACTTGCCAGATTCGGTCCCTTTATGGCTGATTCTTGTGATTCTCTATTGACCGTTTATTCAACCGAGTTGACATGATATTTCGTAATAAATCTGTGAGATCGTGTAGAAAATTATAATTTCTGATTCCTCTTATATTTTGGCAAGTTATTGGTTGATGTTTGTTCAATTGACCGATAATATCTTTCATCGTGATGCTTTTATGATTCCTCGTCATGTTTCTTCTTTGTATCTTGTGTCTCTCGGTAATTTATTTCAGTTCTCCCAATTCCTTTTCTTTGTACCTTTCTAAGTGAAAGGCAAATCTCTTCCTTTTCCTAATGAGTTTTTACTATGCAAAATAAACAAAAGGCAATATTGCAACTTGATTTGTGCATGGAAATGTTGCTGGAAGCACTCAAAAGTGTATACTCTTATTGATCACTATAACCGCCATCAATACTGCGAAAGCAATAATAGATACATGGAACTTAATCAATCATGCATCATCAACAAGATCTAGCTATCATCAAGCTTCTAAGacaaaactgaaaaccaaaatcaACGACAAACGAAGGTTGACCTAAATTCATCGCATTAGCCATTGATCATACTTGTTGTTGGAGTTCATGTAAGTGCAGAATGATCTTCTGCAAGATTGGGCGGCAACCTTATCTTGGTCTCAATGGGGAAgagtccaaggaagaagaagctctcAAGAGTCAAGAAGATACCCTAATTGGGAAGTTTCTTCCCTTATATTCCAAACCCATCATGTAGGGACCATCCACCTTAAAGTTCAATCATCATTAACTGCTCATTAATGTTAATGAACTAGGTTAATGGATCTACACATTGAATCCACATCCAATATCTAAACTCAGATCACTTAATTGGGGTTTACTATCTTTAATGGTAATTAATTGTGTGTATGTGTTAATTAAGTGTAAGCCCATCTTATGGAGATTAAGTCCATCAATGTGAATTTGATCGGATTAAGACCACCCATGTGGACTTAATCCTTCATACTACTCTTATACTAAGTTTATATGAGTAATGGATTCCAAAATCGAAACATCTCTGTTTGCTATCCTGTCTGTGCAGGTGACTTGGTGTTTATGAGTATTTTAGTTTGGATGTTCTAGTTTACCTATGGCTAGAATACTTGAGAGAATCAGTAAAACCTGTGTTTTGTGTAAAGTTCATCCACTTCAATTATCCaaataattaaatttacttatattttgggaaaaaaaattatgaattgtAATATCGATTAAGTATGTATCGAACATTTTGCTGACTTATGTGCAATAAATGTGCCACTGTAGAATTTTGCTTCGTCAAAAGACACTATCTTCTGTGGGGTTTTTGATGGCCATGGGCCATATGGTCATATGGTTTCTAAGAAAGTCAGAGATTCTCTTCCTCTTAAGTTGTCCACTAGGTGGAGAGCTAGTCTTACCGGTCACGAGAGCCCTGATCTAAATGGTAGCATTTCTGGCAGTATGAACTCTGAAGAAACCTCATCCATTATCGATGATGACGGGCGTGATTCTTTAGATGTTGAGGAGAATGAAAAATTGCCAGAGATGTATCTCCCATTGAAGCAGTCTTTTCTCAAATCTTTCAAGTTGATGGACAAAGAGCTGAAGTTTAATCCCCTAATTGATTGCTTCTGCAGTGGGACCACGGCTGTCACTATAGTAAAGCAGGTAATAAATTCGAATTTATTTTCTCTATCTtcaaataattattgatttattaTCCTGCCAATGCTTAGATGTTTctcataatttaaaaatattattgctTCATCTACTTCAACATGCAAGATTCATCTACTTCATTTCAAGTTGATGTGGCTGTATTAAAGTAATTGCCAAAAGACTTGAGGTCTTTCCTTTAGAGATTGGTCGCCATTAAATTCATAATACTCTATGTTACACGCCAGGGACATGATCTCGTTATGGGAAACATTGGCGACTCAAGAGCTGTAATGGGAACACGAGATAAGGACAATAACTTGTTAGCTGTGCAGTTAACTGTTGATCTAAAGCCCAATCTTCCAagtaatgtatttttttttcctttttttcataTTTACTATAGAAAATATTGTTTAGTTTCTACTATTGTTTTCACGATGAAGTAGGGTACCTAGTATCAACCTTTGTTTATGGCCAATATGATGCATTTTTGTCTCTACTTACTCACATTGCTAAGTAATCCCGATTCTCATTGTTGATGGATTTTGTTACTCTTCCTGAAATAGTAGATTTTCCTTGTAGTACTAAACTTACATATCGTGTCAACAGGGGAAGCTGCCAGAATCCAGCAATGTAAAGGGAGAGTTTTTGCACTGCAGGATGAACCAGAAGTTGCTCGAGTATGGCTGCCAAACAATGACTCTCCTGGTTTGGCTATGGCCAGAGCTTTCGGAGATTTTTGTCTCAAAGATTATGGTCTAATATCAGTTCCAGAAATTTCATATCACCGACTAACTGAGAAAGATGAGTTTATTGTTCTTGCCACTGATGGGGTAATTTCCATTGCCTACACTAATGCAATAAGAACTCAATATGCCCGCCCAGTTTATTAGTCATTTAAATTATGAAAGCATTAATCTATTTGTGCTGTTATTGTGCCTCTGCAAACAGCCTTATTAGTTATTCTCGTTATGAGTAACATTGTGTGTTTATTGACATCATCATTCTCGGAAAAGGTAGCTCAATAGGTAGACTCCACTGAGAAATCTGTTTTATTCACTTGGCTTGTGACCAATTCCCTTTAGATGAGGTGGCAATCAATGGGTTCAACTTTAGTATGTGCCTGAAAGTAGAAAGTTTTCACTGAAACATTATCCAATATATTTAAGTCTTTTTAGGTTCACGCGCACATGGGCAAATTTTGGTTTATCTTTCCTATCATTTGATTCTTTAGTTTGTGAAACTTATCCCTAGTCACTGATTTCGTTATgacaattcctttttcttttgatgatattttTTATATACCTGACTATGATATAAGCTAGAAGAATCTTGAATCGTTTCTGGTTTGTTTACATTAATAAAGATACTTGATACTTACCATCTTTGCTTGAGTAAAAGATTTCCTTTTTTTTGTTATGCAGGTGTGGGATGTCCTTTCCAACAAGGAAGTCGTAGACATTGTTGCATCTGCACACTCTCGCAGCGCTGCTGCTAGGGCCATTGTTGACTGTGCGGTACGTGCTTGGCGACTTAAGTATCCTACATCTAAAGTCGATGACTGTGCTGTGGTCTGTCTATTCCTGGAAAGCATATCGTCACACGATCCACCTCAGGCATGTAACCCTGAGAAGGTGCACACCGAGCGATTAGAGACAACAGTTTCGAGCGTCGACGAAAAGCAAATTGAAGGCAAGCAAGAAATGCAAGATTTAACCTCTGTGGATGCTCCAACTCCTGTCTCAGAACCATCTTACAGTGTTCAAGATGCAAATGAGGCAGTCCCAATTGCcgaacaagtggagagtatgccaGAAAGGTCCCCATCTACCAGGAGCCTTGCCGAATGCATATCCACAAGAGAGAAGGAAGAGTGGTCTGCCCTAGAAGGTGTTTCCAGGGTGAACTCCTTAGTCAATCTCCCAAGATTTTTATCGAACGAAAAGAGCTCCTTGAACTGGAAGAAATGGTTGTAAGAAGCCGAAGTCACATGCACCTTATGGTCGAGATTCACCAAGAAGGATGAAGGCGAAGTAAAGACTACATGGATTCGGAGATTTTGTTCTAGTAAAAGTTGGCTTTCGGTTCTTAGTCATCAATATGTGCCTTGTAGAAGCACCATGAAGGACCTCTGCTCCTTGGTTGGATTTGACGTTGGAGATTTTCTACTTCACAAGATTCTTTTCGTATGTAATTTTATgttgttttgttttttgttttgtttttcatgGAAAGAAACTTGTGAATTATGTCTTGCCCCTCCAACTTATGAACAATCTAAATTTGTCATCTAGGAATTTGtttatatttcatttaatttCATTTCTCCATCGAAGTTAGGACAAAAGCTTTCATCCTTGTTTATAGAGTCAATGGATGTATAATGAAACACATAATCtgatatattaataataattattcacaAAAAGTAAATTGTTCTTCTATAAAATACTTATGACACAATTTGTTTTCTTCTGATTttgtattttataaatattttcataacTAAACTCATATTGTATGATACTTGTATGGAGGAATAGATGCAACATTGCCACACAGGATATCTCATTATACAACAATAACAACAG
The genomic region above belongs to Zingiber officinale cultivar Zhangliang chromosome 11A, Zo_v1.1, whole genome shotgun sequence and contains:
- the LOC122031771 gene encoding probable protein phosphatase 2C 66, giving the protein MGSCLSSTRPSPASDGTLKGNHSGGAASWSGRNKARKEKHKRAGAALRDGEAGGAGLIQEDELQSVPGRMFSNGFSEAACLYTQQGKKGTNQDAMIVWENFASSKDTIFCGVFDGHGPYGHMVSKKVRDSLPLKLSTRWRASLTGHESPDLNGSISGSMNSEETSSIIDDDGRDSLDVEENEKLPEMYLPLKQSFLKSFKLMDKELKFNPLIDCFCSGTTAVTIVKQGHDLVMGNIGDSRAVMGTRDKDNNLLAVQLTVDLKPNLPREAARIQQCKGRVFALQDEPEVARVWLPNNDSPGLAMARAFGDFCLKDYGLISVPEISYHRLTEKDEFIVLATDGVWDVLSNKEVVDIVASAHSRSAAARAIVDCAVRAWRLKYPTSKVDDCAVVCLFLESISSHDPPQACNPEKVHTERLETTVSSVDEKQIEGKQEMQDLTSVDAPTPVSEPSYSVQDANEAVPIAEQVESMPERSPSTRSLAECISTREKEEWSALEGVSRVNSLVNLPRFLSNEKSSLNWKKWL